A single window of Halobacterium jilantaiense DNA harbors:
- a CDS encoding PD-(D/E)XK nuclease family protein, with product MDVIEYSLGTQQKAEVYINRLFAYLLDPKQPHRMNAEFLRAFLTGLPETCGFEEDIHDLSDVVVNEQVQLTKQADGETVSSGFVDLAVQVPNEWFLLVELKFAAEDTQTEFYRQEVTHIDGVPKDDYESGGYYLYLHQADRPDANDPEFSNWTWTAFVESVLTTFIAENAPQYPQRTVVQLHDFADDIRSITGMSDPTDNVDEKIELYLDHYDAIADVTATFETQWETFSHNWPARLSDRLETANQGSIRSENEYHVRFECANDAVGDWWFRSTSPDWGMLFKHGWWRSTDDLTDVLHERPDNRNDARIGFHHRLENDREQALRDNTLTLYFRNMGANDQSFNDAVADHFDTRADDIETALPEAASVTGNKRNMIAAEYDIAPDEHDDFFAAYVTALQRGFSELVAENPALITILDDIYTEAVADVYGTEIRMPSSQ from the coding sequence ATGGACGTGATCGAGTACTCGTTAGGAACGCAGCAGAAGGCCGAGGTATACATCAACCGGCTCTTCGCATACCTCCTTGACCCAAAGCAGCCCCACCGGATGAACGCGGAATTCCTCCGCGCATTCCTCACTGGCCTCCCCGAAACCTGTGGATTCGAGGAGGACATCCACGATCTATCAGACGTCGTCGTCAACGAGCAAGTCCAGCTCACAAAGCAGGCCGACGGAGAGACAGTGTCGTCGGGATTCGTCGATCTGGCAGTGCAAGTCCCCAACGAGTGGTTCCTGCTGGTCGAGCTCAAATTCGCCGCTGAGGACACGCAGACGGAGTTCTACCGGCAGGAAGTCACGCACATCGACGGTGTGCCAAAGGACGACTACGAGTCTGGCGGGTACTATCTCTACCTGCATCAAGCCGACCGACCGGACGCGAACGACCCCGAATTCAGTAACTGGACGTGGACAGCCTTCGTCGAATCCGTCCTGACCACGTTCATCGCTGAGAACGCACCACAATACCCGCAACGAACGGTCGTACAGCTCCACGATTTCGCTGACGATATTCGATCCATCACCGGCATGTCAGACCCCACCGACAACGTTGACGAGAAAATCGAACTGTACCTCGACCACTACGACGCCATTGCTGACGTAACGGCCACGTTCGAGACCCAGTGGGAGACGTTCTCCCACAACTGGCCCGCTCGCCTTTCCGACCGTCTCGAAACTGCCAACCAGGGGTCAATCCGCTCAGAAAACGAGTATCACGTACGGTTCGAATGTGCGAATGACGCTGTCGGGGATTGGTGGTTCCGGTCAACGAGCCCCGATTGGGGGATGCTCTTCAAGCACGGCTGGTGGCGGTCCACGGATGACCTCACAGACGTGCTCCACGAGCGCCCCGACAACCGGAACGATGCCAGAATCGGATTCCACCACCGACTCGAAAACGACCGCGAACAGGCACTCCGAGACAACACACTCACACTGTACTTCCGGAACATGGGTGCCAACGATCAGTCATTCAATGATGCTGTCGCTGACCACTTCGATACACGCGCTGATGATATCGAGACTGCGTTGCCGGAGGCTGCGAGTGTCACCGGGAACAAACGCAACATGATTGCAGCAGAATACGATATCGCCCCCGACGAGCACGATGACTTCTTCGCAGCGTACGTCACCGCACTCCAACGAGGCTTCTCCGAACTCGTCGCTGAGAATCCAGCGCTAATCACCATCCTTGACGACATCTACACCGAGGCCGTCGCAGATGTCTACGGCACAGAGATCAGAATGCCCTCGTCGCAATAA
- a CDS encoding McrB family protein, whose translation MSQTGQTSSLTARQRAVLEQWTEVAETEQAGAEFDFGQYDRTQQIIQHADEFIENPTRDGFKSMWDRMHAASQRGRAEQILSKWDGSIADLAALIETVRDASQYDSDWEDQLGAKATIQELFGHLHIEDYPIINAATESGLAFFGYDTPTSYTDGVEAFEAFLDTYERVVGHATADADHGLTVPIRLEVDQLFNVIDKADESSIEDERSAVATELYDTVLNGTRIGDPSTLDLKDFSDANPTPYWVNQSNEPELIDEYLKAKVDNVWHHDLETVEAGDIILHHYEDELVAYSVATGEHETYTFQGEEFQRIGVDIHWFDDPIIVDAGLKQTLGEDQYRTDEYYVLDSHNNFKQAYLSRLSDDAAEYLLQKAGVSPPEGGSIGPPGGPYVKPENAGTIERQLEQNKQVVFYGPPGTSKTYEAKQFAEWWTRERTSTPPTKPQVRTVTFHPSFSYEDFLEGLTADATDDGTVTYDVEDGVLKRIAADATDALEATPDDESPPPFVLIIDEINRGNLAQIFGEVITLLEADKRTTYEVELAHSGESFTLPPNLYLIGTMNTADQSIALVDTALRRRFRFIDYPPDLDTVLATDASIDRDAAALVHDRASKISDRDRLLGASILAVEELNTRILDAPQLGKGKQLGHTYLMGHDSVPDIVDAWRYDILPQLEEYYFGQTERLRQELLDDTGSIWFDWDTERIQPFTATELYDVLCTLAGIDDPVPLAEDTHSPTDTTNEPAPSSQDGLNDSWANGERTPDTFRERIQHTLTEDNAAKFNTIMDAGEDVAQLDPGRGEQNAKLMVKSDRVNPNVGIVKLEQDGTIGFRWDWLTSNENAVVSPEFVADAATVFESIPEYTHDWNVEAESSESPELAVDDLSMDDAEALAAAIRKFVDRAAEHE comes from the coding sequence ATGAGCCAGACCGGTCAAACATCTTCTCTCACTGCACGACAGCGAGCCGTTCTAGAGCAGTGGACGGAGGTAGCAGAAACTGAGCAGGCTGGTGCAGAGTTTGACTTTGGGCAGTACGACCGCACACAGCAAATCATCCAACACGCAGACGAGTTCATTGAGAACCCCACGAGAGACGGGTTCAAATCGATGTGGGACCGGATGCACGCAGCCAGTCAACGGGGGAGAGCCGAACAAATCCTGTCGAAATGGGATGGCTCTATCGCCGACCTCGCTGCACTCATCGAGACTGTCCGTGATGCCAGCCAGTACGATAGTGACTGGGAGGACCAATTAGGAGCGAAGGCAACGATTCAAGAGCTCTTCGGCCACCTTCACATCGAAGACTACCCCATCATTAACGCCGCCACTGAGAGCGGCCTCGCATTCTTCGGATACGACACGCCCACCAGTTACACCGACGGCGTTGAAGCATTCGAAGCCTTCCTCGATACGTACGAGCGTGTCGTCGGACACGCCACCGCCGACGCGGACCACGGTCTCACAGTCCCAATTCGCCTCGAAGTCGATCAACTGTTCAACGTCATCGACAAAGCCGACGAATCAAGCATCGAGGACGAACGATCAGCCGTTGCCACTGAACTCTACGACACTGTCCTCAATGGGACCCGTATTGGAGACCCATCGACTCTAGATCTGAAAGACTTCAGTGACGCAAATCCCACGCCGTACTGGGTGAATCAGTCGAACGAGCCTGAGCTCATCGACGAGTACCTCAAAGCCAAGGTCGATAACGTCTGGCATCACGATCTCGAAACGGTCGAAGCCGGTGACATCATTCTTCATCACTACGAGGACGAGCTCGTCGCCTACTCCGTAGCGACCGGCGAACACGAGACCTACACGTTCCAAGGAGAAGAATTCCAGCGCATTGGCGTTGACATCCACTGGTTCGACGACCCGATTATAGTCGATGCCGGTCTCAAACAAACGCTCGGGGAGGACCAGTACCGCACCGACGAGTACTACGTCCTGGATTCACACAATAATTTCAAACAAGCCTACCTGTCCCGGCTTTCAGACGATGCCGCAGAGTACCTGCTCCAGAAAGCCGGTGTGTCACCGCCAGAAGGGGGATCAATAGGACCGCCCGGTGGGCCGTATGTGAAACCCGAGAATGCGGGTACAATCGAACGCCAGCTAGAACAGAACAAACAGGTCGTGTTTTACGGCCCGCCCGGAACGAGCAAAACCTACGAAGCCAAGCAGTTCGCCGAATGGTGGACACGAGAACGGACGTCGACACCGCCGACTAAGCCTCAAGTTCGGACGGTCACGTTCCACCCGTCGTTCTCCTACGAGGATTTCCTCGAAGGTCTCACAGCCGATGCGACCGACGACGGCACCGTCACGTACGACGTCGAAGACGGCGTCTTGAAACGCATCGCCGCGGACGCCACCGACGCCCTCGAAGCGACGCCGGACGACGAATCCCCACCGCCGTTTGTCCTTATCATCGACGAGATCAACCGCGGCAATCTCGCTCAAATCTTCGGGGAAGTCATCACTCTGCTCGAAGCGGACAAACGAACGACGTACGAGGTCGAACTCGCGCACTCCGGGGAGTCGTTCACGCTCCCGCCAAACCTCTACCTCATTGGGACGATGAATACGGCCGATCAATCGATTGCGCTGGTCGACACCGCGCTTCGACGCCGCTTCCGCTTCATCGACTACCCCCCGGACCTCGACACCGTCCTTGCTACGGACGCTAGCATCGACCGTGATGCTGCCGCTCTTGTCCACGACCGCGCGTCCAAGATTTCCGACCGCGACCGCCTCCTTGGAGCCAGTATCCTCGCGGTCGAGGAGCTCAACACTCGCATCTTAGACGCCCCGCAGCTCGGGAAGGGAAAGCAGCTCGGCCACACGTACCTCATGGGGCATGACTCCGTCCCAGACATCGTTGACGCGTGGCGGTACGACATCCTCCCGCAATTGGAGGAGTACTACTTCGGCCAGACGGAGCGGCTGCGTCAGGAACTCCTCGACGATACCGGGTCCATCTGGTTCGACTGGGACACCGAACGAATCCAACCGTTCACAGCGACAGAACTCTACGACGTCCTCTGCACCCTTGCGGGGATCGACGACCCAGTCCCGCTCGCTGAAGACACCCACTCACCAACCGACACAACGAACGAGCCAGCACCGTCCTCGCAGGACGGACTCAATGATTCGTGGGCGAACGGCGAGCGAACTCCGGACACGTTCCGCGAGCGAATCCAGCACACACTCACCGAGGACAACGCAGCGAAATTCAACACCATCATGGACGCCGGCGAAGACGTCGCACAGCTTGACCCAGGTCGCGGCGAACAGAACGCGAAGCTGATGGTGAAGTCAGACCGAGTCAACCCGAACGTGGGGATCGTGAAACTCGAACAAGACGGGACAATCGGTTTCCGCTGGGACTGGCTCACCTCGAACGAAAACGCAGTCGTCTCGCCGGAATTCGTCGCCGACGCCGCAACCGTCTTCGAATCAATCCCAGAGTACACCCACGACTGGAACGTCGAGGCCGAATCCTCCGAGAGCCCCGAACTCGCAGTCGACGACCTCTCGATGGACGACGCCGAGGCACTCGCCGCCGCCATCCGCAAGTTCGTCGACCGTGCCGCCGAGCATGAGTAA